The proteins below are encoded in one region of Mangifera indica cultivar Alphonso chromosome 7, CATAS_Mindica_2.1, whole genome shotgun sequence:
- the LOC123220664 gene encoding protein ALTERED SEED GERMINATION 2-like has translation MGINHGCYCVYAYASLTWLLQLEKCRMLIEIAGNYLDEGANPFHGVEVCNEVLEGHGSEIGSMMRHEPLCILAALLLKIVIVGDDCALPPPQGIAG, from the exons ATGGGAATAAATCATGGATGTTATTGTGTCTATGCATATGCTAGTCTAACATGGCTTTTACAGCTTGAAAAGTGCAGGATGTTAATTGAAATTGCTGGAAATTACTTAGATGAAGGGGCAAATCCTTTCCATGGAGTTGAGGTGTGCAATGAAGTTTTGGAAGGGCATGGTAGTGAAATTGGATCCATGATGAGGCATGAGCCTCTTTGCATACTTGCTGCCTTATTGCTTAAG ATTGTTATTGTTGGAGATGATTGTGCATTGCCTCCACCTCAAGGCATAGCTGGATGA